The window TTATTTTACTGACAGAGAAAAAGAGATTAAAGAGATCTGTCAGGACATGAGAAGCAGTCAAAATATCGTAACTACTCAGCCACCACATATTGATTTTGAAGCTTACAGAACACAATATATTGTGGTTCGTCTCCTTTTATAGGTTGCATAGAAAGCCGTTTTTTAGGAATTTTAGCTAACTTTTAAACACCTAAACACAATATGTTGTGGTTTCGCTAGGTAAGGCTACTATATAGAGGCTGAGTAGTTACAAAATATCTTCTTCTATTCACCCCGAAAATATGGCAAGACTTCCTTGATCACAAAAGTCCTTGGCCTTCTCCAGGCAGAAGGTCTCTTTACTATCTACCTGGACCTTTATCAGGTTCCCTCCAAAAAGGTCTGGCTGGAATTGTATGCTAAGGCTATCTCTAAAGGGGTGGCAGGAAGGATCGAGGGGATAAAAAGATTCATAAAAGAATATCTACCCGGTTTTATTCCAAAGATTATCATTAAGGGGGAGGATAGCCCTGATATAGAATTTGAGTATGTTTCTTCCCGAAAGGGAATCGAAAGATATCTAATGGATGTTTACGACCTTCCCCAGAAAGTGGCTGAAAAGAAGGGACGAAAAGGGGTCGTGGTCATGGATGAATTTCAGGAGATAAGAAATCTGGATGGTGAAGAAATGGAGAAGCAGATAAGATCCATAATTCAACACCACGATAAAATCTCATACGTCTTTGTGGGAAGCAAGAAAGGGATGTTATTGGACATCTTTACTAACAGAAAAAAGCCGCTTTATAATATTGGCAAGATGTTGACCCTTAAAAAGATTCCCGCAGAAAATATGGCCGAATTCATCAGAAATAGATTCAACCACACCCAACATTCAATAACTGAAGAAGTAATAGAAGAAATATTATCACTCACTGAGAACCACCCTTATTTCACCCAGATGCTCTGTCACGAAATATGGGACCTTCTTTTTCCTGGTCAGGATGTTCAATCCAAAGATATCAAAGAAGCTATTAACCAAATCCTTTCTAACCAGTCAGAGCTTTATTTTATCATCTGGGATAGCCTCTCCCCTCACCAGAAGAACCTGCTTTTTGCCTTGACTAAAACCAGAAGCAGCAGGATATACTCAGCAGATTTCATTAATAATCACAGCCTGGGAAGCACTTCCATGATCCAAAAATCGATTAGGGCATTGCTTAATAAAGAGGTGATCGAGAAAAACGAGGGGATTTACGAAATACAGGATGTCTTCTTCCGGCAGTGGCTTCAAACAAGAATGCTGCCTTAAAGGTATCGTAAACGGAGAGCTCTCTTCTCTCACTTCTCAACTCTCAACCCTCAGCGCTCAACTCTTACCTGGAAGGTTTTAGGCGCTCCTCATTCAGTTAATGCGCCAGAACTAACCGCCTTCAGCCTACCGTCTAAACAAGGTGAGCAATTAGGATTAATGTATCATAGCAATAGTAGATTAAAGTAAAAATTGGCTGTTGATTTATAGTAGAAAATGTGGTATAATATAATAGTAGTAATCCGAAGAAAAAGTCCAAGTCGATGCTCGAGCATCGAGTATCAAGTATCCTTGTGGTTGGCGGAACGGTTACAGGCGACCGGCTAGGCCGGAACGAAAGGTGAAAAAATGAGGCCGGATATATTGAAGGAATCCGAAGGAAAAGTAGTAGACGAGTTCAAAAACTTCTTACTTTCACACTACCCGAATAGAATTGAGTTGATTGAACTTTTTGGCTCAAAAGCCAGAGGGGATAGCGATGAAGACTCGGACGTTGACCTTCTGGTTGTAGTTGATAAAGAGGATCGGGAATTTGATGATCAGATATGTGAGTTAATGAGTGAGCTTTGCCTTAAATATAACATTTTGATTTCACCAGTGATCTTTGAAAAGGAGGAGTTTGAATTGTATAAGAGAGTTGAAGCTTCAATTATTCTCAATATTGAAAAAGAGGGTATTGTGTTATGGGAAATGAGCTGAAAAAAGTCCTGGATGATTTAATCTTGAAAGCGAAGAAAAGAATAGCCGCTGGTTGGTTAATGACAGAAAAAGACTTTTTTGCCGCAGGTTCCAAACGGTAGTGTCAAGAGATGACAATGCTTGGAGTTGGAGGAGGATACCTTTAAAATGAATAAACAAAAGGATCGGGTCAGGAGGAGACGAAAAAGGCCTTATTATTGGGCTAGTCTCCTCTTATTTTTTATCTTATTTGGGACGGGATCATTTCTCCTCCCAGATACCGTGGCGGCTCAACCGGATGTAACTATCATCTCCAAGACAGATGGCACGGCTACCGCCTCACCAGGTGATACCCTAACCTACATCATTGCTTACGAAAACACAGGTGGACTCGTCGCTAATGTCTATTATGTCCGCCCTGATGGTAATAACACTAACTCCGGGACCGGCCCTTCAGCTTCCGAGGCCTGGCGAACCATAGATTATGCTGCCTCAACTATGGGGCCAGGTGATATAGTCTATGTTGCCCCGGGAACCTATAATGAGCAGGTTACCATAGACAATAGCGGCACTTCGGGCAACCGTATCTACTATATCGCGGATACTAATAGCTCAAAGTTTTCTGATATCTCAGCCGGAGATGTAATTGTTGATGCCCAGAATACCCGTAATTACTGTTTTTACATTTCCGGGAAAAATTATATTACGATAGATGGATTTATAGTGAGAAATGGGACGGGCGACTGGAATTATGCCGATATCCATATTGAGAATTCAGATTATATCGGGGTTTATAATTGTACTGGTTTTGGGGGGACTAATAAGAGAATAGTAATAAAAGGAGATTCAGATAACTGTCTTATCTCTGATTGTGAAGTCGATGGAAATGGAAGTGGATATAGCGTGAGTGTAGAGGGTACCAGTAATGACTGTATCCTTAGACGATGCAAGATTCACGATATCTCTGATGAAGGGATCACTATCTGGCATAGTTCAAATGGGACATATAATACCATCATTGAGAACTGTATTATTTACAATAACAATGGAAACGGCGGGATTGAAATCGGTCCTAACTCTGATGGAACAATACTAAGAAACAATACCTTCATCAATAACAATCCCGGTGGCAACGGAAATCTGTATAATCGTGGTGATAACACCATTTGTTTTAACAATATCTTTGATAATGGTTCCGGTAATATAACTATAACTAATATAGGAAGTTTCACTGGCAGTAATTACAACTGTATCCGAGGGACTACTTCTGGTTATACGTCGGGGACTAACGACCTGATTAATACCAACCCGGACCTTGATGCGACTTATCATCTTAATTCCACTTCTCCCTGTAGAGATTCCGGTACGGCTACTTTTAGTGGCCAGAGCGCCCCTTCAAAGGATATAGATGTAGGTTCAAGACCATATAATAGTGGCTACGATATAGGTGCAGATGAATATGGAGTCAGTGCCCTGGTTCCTTCCTCCCGGGCCGCCACTGGCGTGGTCATTAGCGATACTATTCCAACAAATACTACCTTTGTTTCAGCCAGTGATACAGGGACTGAATCCAGTGGCGTAGTTACCTGGAACATCGGCACCCTGGAACCAGACGGCCCCCATCAGGTGACTCTGACCGTAGTGGTCAATGACACCCTGCCCGCTGGGACAACCAGTATCGTCAACACCGCTACCATTACCGACGATGGCTCAGACTCGGATTCGACCAATAATTCCCGCACCGATACAGACACCGTGGTGGCTCAACCGGATGTGACTATTACCTCTAAGACCGACGGCACAGCTACAGCCTCCCCGGGCGACACCCTGACCTACACCATCGCTTATCAGAACACCGGCCAGATCGGCGCCACCAGTGTGGTCGTCACCGACACCATCCCCACGAACACCACCTATGTCTCAAACACNNNNNNNNNNNNNNNNNNNNNNNNNNNNNNNNNNNNNNNNNNNNNNNNNNNNNNNNNNNNNNNNNNNNNNNNNNNNNNNNNNNNNNNNNNNNNNNNNNNNGGTCGTCACCGACACCATCCCCACGAACACCACCTATGTCTCAAACACTGGCGGAGGAAGCTATGCCGGTGGGGTAGTCAC is drawn from bacterium and contains these coding sequences:
- a CDS encoding right-handed parallel beta-helix repeat-containing protein, producing the protein MNKQKDRVRRRRKRPYYWASLLLFFILFGTGSFLLPDTVAAQPDVTIISKTDGTATASPGDTLTYIIAYENTGGLVANVYYVRPDGNNTNSGTGPSASEAWRTIDYAASTMGPGDIVYVAPGTYNEQVTIDNSGTSGNRIYYIADTNSSKFSDISAGDVIVDAQNTRNYCFYISGKNYITIDGFIVRNGTGDWNYADIHIENSDYIGVYNCTGFGGTNKRIVIKGDSDNCLISDCEVDGNGSGYSVSVEGTSNDCILRRCKIHDISDEGITIWHSSNGTYNTIIENCIIYNNNGNGGIEIGPNSDGTILRNNTFINNNPGGNGNLYNRGDNTICFNNIFDNGSGNITITNIGSFTGSNYNCIRGTTSGYTSGTNDLINTNPDLDATYHLNSTSPCRDSGTATFSGQSAPSKDIDVGSRPYNSGYDIGADEYGVSALVPSSRAATGVVISDTIPTNTTFVSASDTGTESSGVVTWNIGTLEPDGPHQVTLTVVVNDTLPAGTTSIVNTATITDDGSDSDSTNNSRTDTDTVVAQPDVTITSKTDGTATASPGDTLTYTIAYQNTGQIGATSVVVTDTIPTNTTYVSNT
- a CDS encoding ATP-binding protein, which encodes MFFYSPRKYGKTSLITKVLGLLQAEGLFTIYLDLYQVPSKKVWLELYAKAISKGVAGRIEGIKRFIKEYLPGFIPKIIIKGEDSPDIEFEYVSSRKGIERYLMDVYDLPQKVAEKKGRKGVVVMDEFQEIRNLDGEEMEKQIRSIIQHHDKISYVFVGSKKGMLLDIFTNRKKPLYNIGKMLTLKKIPAENMAEFIRNRFNHTQHSITEEVIEEILSLTENHPYFTQMLCHEIWDLLFPGQDVQSKDIKEAINQILSNQSELYFIIWDSLSPHQKNLLFALTKTRSSRIYSADFINNHSLGSTSMIQKSIRALLNKEVIEKNEGIYEIQDVFFRQWLQTRMLP
- a CDS encoding nucleotidyltransferase domain-containing protein, producing the protein MRPDILKESEGKVVDEFKNFLLSHYPNRIELIELFGSKARGDSDEDSDVDLLVVVDKEDREFDDQICELMSELCLKYNILISPVIFEKEEFELYKRVEASIILNIEKEGIVLWEMS